The following proteins come from a genomic window of Panicum hallii strain FIL2 chromosome 8, PHallii_v3.1, whole genome shotgun sequence:
- the LOC112903787 gene encoding uncharacterized protein LOC112903787: MRDVAGRQWPNLAERVKGELWDFYRLQAGMDAQADVVAEYRCKKLVTDMFYEQRLQSIINYHAVVLGQKVTKAQARTMTLTEEQYLQMVPHWCAHFPECWQQIVAKWLSDDWNAVHQERREHRLTMAGVPHHQGNRNLTEYAQAWLAAHGGQQCNKFMAYALSHKGKATSSVSYNAEDGPEAYSNPSIYTRLNEYTSMAREVHGQEYDPTQEDLDAEIVMKVGGGKKHGR, encoded by the exons ATGCGGGATGTTGCCGGCAGACAGTGGCCCAACTTGGCTGAGCGAGTGAAGGGCGAGCTTTGG GATTTCTACAGACTACAGGCCGGGATGGACGCGCAGGCGGATGTGGTTGCCGAGTATCGCTGCAAAAAGCTCGTTACCGACATGTTCTACGAGCAGCGCCTCCAGTCAATCATCAACTACCACGCCGTCGTCCTTGGACAGAAGGTCACCAAGGCGCAAGCAAGAACTATGACgttgactgaggagcagtacttgcag ATGGTTCCTCATTGGTGTGCCCACTTTCCTGAGTGCTGGCAGCAGATAGTTGCTAAGTGGTTATCCGACGACTGGAACGCTGTGCACCAGGAGCGTCGTGAGCACCGTCTGACTATGGCCGGTGTGCCACACCACCAAGGCAACCGTAACTTGACCGAGTACGCCCAAGCATGG TTGGCGGCACATGGAGGGCAACAGTGCAACAAATTCATGGCGTATGCTCTATCCCACAAGGGTAAAGCGACATCCAGCGTCAGCTACaacgcggaggacgggcccgaggcgTACAGCAACCCGAGCATCTATACTCGCCTCAAtgagtacacatcgatggcGAGGGAGGTGCACGGCCAAGAGTACGATCCGACCCAGGAGGATCTTGACGCTGAAATTGTCATGAAGGTCggaggaggaaagaagcatgGACG ATAA